DNA sequence from the bacterium genome:
AATACCAAATACAACGGGCGACCGTGGACGGTCGCCCCTACGGGGAATTGAGGTATTCGATATGTAGGGCGGGGATTCCTATCCCTGCCGCTTTTACGCTCCCACCCTCGACCCTCACCCTAGCCCTCTCCCTAGAAGGGAGAGGGGACCGCTGCACACCTCACCCCGGCCCATCCGCCCCAGGGGTCGAAAGGCATCGCTCACCAAAAAAGGGCCCCGAAGGGCCCCAAGTTGATAATCCGGCCTCAGTTCAAGAGGTTGACCAGCTCCGAGTGCTGCTTGCGGAGCTTGCGCAGGGCCGAGAGCTCCACCTGGCGGATGGTCTCCGTGGAGAAGCCGAGCTGGTCGCCGGTGTCGGCCAAGGAATGCCGCTCGCCGTCCACGAAGCCGTAGCGGATGAGGAGTACGCGGCGCTCGCGCTCGGTCAGCTCGCCCAGGGCCTTCTTGAGGGAGTTCTTCAACAGGTACTCGTGCCAGAGGTCCCCGGGGGCCAGGAGCTCGTCGTCGGAGAGGGTCTCCATCATGGGGTTGGAGTAGTTGCCGTAGGCGCCGTCGAGGGAGAGGGCGCCGGAGGCCAGGTTCATAAGCTCCTCGACCCGCTTCCGGGACATGCGGGCCTTGGCGGCGATGGCGATGGCGTCGGGCTCCTCGCCGTTCTCGGATTGGAGCTCCTCCTTGGCGCGCAGGATGCGCTTTATCTGCCGGTCCTTGTCGAAGGGGATGCGCACGGTGCGGCGCTTGTTTACGATGGCCCGCTCGACGGCCTGGCGGATCCACCAGGTGGCGTAGGTGGAAAAGCAGGTGCCCATGGTGGGGTCGAAACCCTCGGCCGCGCGGATCAGGCCGATGTTGCCCTCCTGGATGAGGTCCTGCATGGGAAGTCCGCGGTCGCAGTAACGCTTCGCGATGGAGATGACGAGGCGCAGGTTGTTGCGGATAATCTCGTCCCGGGTGCTTTCTCCCCTCTCCTCGGTCTCATCTATGAGGTCCACGAGCTCCTGCCGATTGAGTACCCTGTGCTTCCCGGCCTGATCAAGGTAGGCCCGTAGGCTGGAATCCTCTGTGTCGGCGTACTTCATGCTCTGGGTTTCCTCCCAAAATGGCTCTAAGCCGTTTGACTTATTAAAGCAACTACCGTGCCACGGGGTCGCCGGGCGGGGTGATGATCCGCAGGTCGTTGATTACCAGTCGGTATCGGCCAAGAACCCCGCGGCGCGTCCCCCGAAACGACTCCAAATCGTGCAGTTTTGTGCACTGTGTCAACGGTCACATCTGTATACAGGAATGCACAGGAGCGAGGTTGCCGCAAAACGCCTCCCGAGCTATAATGCCTTTCGCGGTCGTTGACAGTATACGCCCGCGAAGAACGAACGTTCCCCCAGGCACCGCCATTAAAAAAACGGGGAAGCGATGAAAAAAAGCGCTCTACTCCGGCTGCTGCCCGTCCTTGCGCTCCTGGCCTGCAACACGGGCACCGAACCCGAGGGCGTCCTCTTCTCCGACGATTTCTCCGGCCACTCCGACGGCAGCTTCCCCGACGGCTGGACGCAGTTCGACCTGCTCCTGCACGACGACTCGCCGCCCGGGCTCTGGTACGTCCAGGATGGGGAGCTCGTGGAGGCCAACGACACCTGGGGCGGCTACAACGACCCCGACTGGTACTACCAGGAGGGGACGGTCGTATTGGCCGGCGACGAGAACTGGGGAGACTACCGCCTCACCGTGGACGTCACCCCGGCCGTCACCGGGGGACTGGCTATTTACTGCCGGACCACGGTGGACGCCAACCAGCGGCTGGAGTACTACCGGGTCTTCATCACCAACGACGAGGCTTACGGCGGCCCCTTCTGGCGGCTGGACCACCGCGGCGGGCTCGAGTACACCGTCCTCAAACGTAAAGACGATGTGGGCTACATCCCCGGGGAGACCTTCCGCGTCATCATCGAGGTCACGGGCAACCTCGTCCGCGTCTACTCCGGCCACCGGGGCAACCTGGTGCTGGAGTGGGACGGCGGAGAGGGCTACAGCTACTGCCACACGGGAGAAATCGCGCTGATGGCCTTCCGCAACCCCGGCATCGCCTTCGACAACGTCCTGATCGAGGAGCTGTAGGCGGGGGGCGTTATTCGTTTGCGTGGGTATTCACACCCGTTCGGTGACACCTAATGTAGGGCGGGGATTTTAATCCCCGCCGCTTTACCCCTCTCCCTAGCCCTCCCCCCAGAGGGGGGAGGGGATAGACAACCCTCACCCCGGCCCGGAGGCGCACCTCTCCTAAACGTAGGGCGGGGATTCCTATCCCCGCCGCTTTCACGCTCCCATACTCGACCCTCACCCCATCCCTCTCCCTGGAAGGGAGAGGGGGCCGACGGCAGCCCTCACCCCGGCCCATAGGCGCACCTCTCCTAAACGTAGGGCGGGGATTTGCCAGGGGCATAGCTCGCTTAGCTCGGTTCCTATCCCCGCCGCTTTCACGCTCCCATACTCGACCCTCACCCCATCCCGTAGGCGAGCCTCTCCCTGGAAGGGAGAGGGGGCCGACGGCAGCCC
Encoded proteins:
- a CDS encoding sigma-70 family RNA polymerase sigma factor, translated to MKYADTEDSSLRAYLDQAGKHRVLNRQELVDLIDETEERGESTRDEIIRNNLRLVISIAKRYCDRGLPMQDLIQEGNIGLIRAAEGFDPTMGTCFSTYATWWIRQAVERAIVNKRRTVRIPFDKDRQIKRILRAKEELQSENGEEPDAIAIAAKARMSRKRVEELMNLASGALSLDGAYGNYSNPMMETLSDDELLAPGDLWHEYLLKNSLKKALGELTERERRVLLIRYGFVDGERHSLADTGDQLGFSTETIRQVELSALRKLRKQHSELVNLLN
- a CDS encoding DUF1080 domain-containing protein, which encodes MKKSALLRLLPVLALLACNTGTEPEGVLFSDDFSGHSDGSFPDGWTQFDLLLHDDSPPGLWYVQDGELVEANDTWGGYNDPDWYYQEGTVVLAGDENWGDYRLTVDVTPAVTGGLAIYCRTTVDANQRLEYYRVFITNDEAYGGPFWRLDHRGGLEYTVLKRKDDVGYIPGETFRVIIEVTGNLVRVYSGHRGNLVLEWDGGEGYSYCHTGEIALMAFRNPGIAFDNVLIEEL